CCAGCCTCGTCATCCTCGCCGTGATCCTCGCCTTCGTCTTCCGCCGCTGATTTCCCCTGTTCCCCATGGCTGAATCGTTCCGCACCACCCCGATCAAGACCGACAAGATGCCGCCGGGCATCCCGTTCATCGTCGCCAACGAGGCGGCGGAGCGCTTCTGCTTCTACGGGCTGCGCGCCGTGCTCGTCATCTACATGACGCAGTATCTGCGCAACCGCGCCGGCGCGGTCGCGCCGATGAACGAGAACGAGGCGAACGGCTGGTATCACCTCTTCCTCGCCTCGAACTACTTCTTCCCGATGATGGGCGCGTTCCTCGCGGATGTCTGGTGGGGCAAGTATCGCACGGTCTTCTGGATCTCGCTCGTCTACTGCCTCGGTTGCGTGTTCCTCGCCGCTGACGACACGCGCCTCGGCCTCTTCATGGGCCTCGGCCTGATCGCGCTCGGCGCTGGCGGCATCAAGCCCTGCGTGGCGTCGAACGTTGGCGACCAGTTCGGCAAGGATAACCAGCACCTCGTCTCACGCGCGTTCGGCTGGTTCTACTTCGCGGTGAACTTCGGCTCGTTCTTCTCGATCTCGCTCACGCCAAAGCTGCTTAAATGGTATGGCCCCGGTGTCGCCTTCGGGCTGCCGGCGGTGCTGATGTTCGTTGCGACATTCATCTTCTGGTCCGGCCGTTACAAGTTCGCTCATCTGCCACCGAAAGGAAAAGCGTTTATCGCCGAGACCTTCAACCGCGAGAGCCTTACCGCGCTCGGTCGGCTTGCGATTCTCTTCGTGTTCGTGGCGGTGT
This window of the Candidatus Didemnitutus sp. genome carries:
- a CDS encoding POT family MFS transporter, whose product is MAESFRTTPIKTDKMPPGIPFIVANEAAERFCFYGLRAVLVIYMTQYLRNRAGAVAPMNENEANGWYHLFLASNYFFPMMGAFLADVWWGKYRTVFWISLVYCLGCVFLAADDTRLGLFMGLGLIALGAGGIKPCVASNVGDQFGKDNQHLVSRAFGWFYFAVNFGSFFSISLTPKLLKWYGPGVAFGLPAVLMFVATFIFWSGRYKFAHLPPKGKAFIAETFNRESLTALGRLAILFVFVAVFWSLWDQSGGEWVLQAEKMQRHVNLFGWEFELESSQMQAVNAIMILALIPAFQYAFYPAINAVWKLTPLRKIGLGIFTIGISFLISAWIEARLTAGVKVNVMWQLPAYLVLSAGEVMTSITCLEFAYTQAPRHLKAVVNALYLLSISAGNLFTAAVQFFIANPDGTSKLHGAAYYNFFAAFAVIASIVFAVIALRYKEVSYLQDDAPAQA